ATCGTCGGCAACGAGGAAGCCATCCGAGGCGATGCGAACTTCCCGATCGACGACCAGTGGTTCGGCGTGCTGTTCGGCATGTTCGTCATCTGGGGCGTGGGCCTGCTCATCCACCTGACGGCGAGCATCGCCTCGCGAGGGTTCGAGGACCTCCATGCCTGAGAGCGAGGAGGAGGAGCTGCTCGACGAGCTCGTGCGCGGCTGGGTCGAGGTCTACAAGAAGAGCGCCACCACGCTGGTGCTGCTGCGCCTCATCGCCGAGGCCGTCGAGGCGGACACCTCGACCATCGCCGAGACGCTCGCCCAGCGCACCGGGTGGGAGCACACCGAGCGAGGGCTCTACCGGGCCCTACGACGACTGCGCGGTCTCGGACTGCTCAGCGTCCGGGAGCAGCCGGGGCACCGCACCGGGGCGCAACGCCACCTCTACGGGCTCACCGACCGGGGCGCTGGCTACCTGCACCGCA
The DNA window shown above is from Janibacter sp. A1S7 and carries:
- a CDS encoding helix-turn-helix transcriptional regulator, which encodes MPESEEEELLDELVRGWVEVYKKSATTLVLLRLIAEAVEADTSTIAETLAQRTGWEHTERGLYRALRRLRGLGLLSVREQPGHRTGAQRHLYGLTDRGAGYLHRIESALID